The Flammeovirga pectinis genomic interval AAAAAGATCTTCCCATAGTTACACCCCAATCTTTTAAATCACTCATGTCTTTATCCGAGTAATTCTGGCTGGCTGCAATATGGATATTAAAATATTTTGTACGGTCTAGAGTAGAAGCATCATTCAGAAATTTTTGTGTCTGAAAGTCTATTGTTACGGCAGTTTGTGCTGCACCAATTATAGGTATTAGTAAAATTGAAAAACCTAAAATTATAGTTTGTATGTAAGTAATTTTTTTATTCATTTCTGTTGGTTGGTGTTGTTATTTACTAGCCTAAATATACAAGGGACCATAAAAACGTAGTGGTATAATTTTAAGGGAATAAGGGGGGTAATTTTGATTTGCAATTTAATCTATTGTTTCTAATAGAATTAGGTAGAGTTCTACTTTTTCTATTTGTATTGTATCTATTTACAAGGTGTTATGAAAGAAAAAGGCACAGAACATTCCATTGGAATATTCTGTGCTTTAGAATTAATGAATTCCGGTTGAAGAATTAATTTGTCGGTTCTCCATGGTATAAAAATTTCAGATTGTCTATATCAAAATTTGCATTCCCTCCGGTTCCACCACTTATTATTAAGTACAGCCTTGCTAACTCAATATCTTCTGGAGCAATTTGATCTGTGAGTACAGATGTTTTTTGCCACTGTCCCAGCATTTCTTCACTTAAATCAACGTCTTTAGAATTGATTACGTATTTGTAATTATCTGCCCATGCATTGCTTGGCATTATTTGAGCTTCAATTTTAAAGTTTGGATTAACCTCATTAAAACGAACCATAAACTCTAACGTATATTTTAAACCTTTTTCAACACCAAAGTAGCCATCAGTCATGTTTACATGTACTTTAGAAGCGTCGTTCATTAGTAAGTTCATGGCATATTCTCCATCAAAAGCATCTGTAGAAGTTATAGAACCTTCGCCAGCACCTTTTTCAAACCAAGTAGTAAATGGATCCATTTCTCCTGTTTCAAAACTTGGGTTCGTTGTAAGTAAGTTGTATGGCTTTGTCGACTTGATCACCTTAATATAATTATATTTAGTATGATTAGATTTTCTACCGTAAGGCGTTGTTCTAGATGCTGACAAACCAATATTAAAACTACCAATTTCTCTATATTGAACTTTGATTGTTCTAGCCGTTAACTCTCCAGTATTTACACCACCAACATTCCAACTAAATGTATCTGGGTTACCTGTACTTTTATCTGAATATGTGATAATTGTACCTTGTTCTACTACCCAAGAACCGTTGTCACCTGCTTTGTAATACCCTTCTATTTTTGTGATTTCGAAGTCTGCAGTAATTGAATCTAAAACAGTGATATATACTATTGTATCTTGATTTAAAGTTGTATCTGCAAACTCTAAATGTAATGTTACAGGAATTTCTCCAACCTCATGAAACTCTGGATGAACAGTTTGATCTTTAGATTCGGTTGTATTGATCAGAGTAAAATAAGAGGGATCGTTTATAGACCACATTCTTTCTGTTGCACCTCTAGACCCATCTGCAAAAGAGATAATTTTACCTACTTCTACAAGTTGTGTACTTGGCGACATAAAGATGGCTATATCTGTAAAGTTGCTGTTAGGATCAACTTCTTCTTTTGTACAAGAAGTTAATGCTAGAAGCAGTGCAAGGCAACTATTTATTATATATTTAAAGTTCTTCATTTTTAAGACTTTTTCTATTTACAAATTAGTTATCAGAAGTATTTGGATTGGTTACTGTTTCAGTAACAGGAATAGGAAAATAGTCATGAGCTAACGGACTGTACACCGCAGCTGCTTCAACATATTCTTTCAAAATAGGAACTTGTCCTGAGTTGATTTGATCTTCTGTAGCATATTTTAAAATCTTGTTTAGTAAAACAAAATTCATGTCTGCTAAGTGGTCATAATGCTCTTTAATCTTACCCCATCTTCTTAAATCGATCCACCTCGTATCGTGCCCTTCAAAGAGGAATTCTTTAGGTCTTTCGTTCCACATAATGTGTTCCATTAATGTAGTCGAATTGTAATTAATTGGGTCTAATTGTGTTAAACCAGAACGAGCTCTTACTTCGTTAATTAACCTTACAGATTCAGAAATACCTCCATTGCCATTTACCTCTAAAAGACATTCAGCGTATAAAAGGTACACATCAGCCAATCGTATAATTCTTTCGTTGATACCAGAATTGGCAACATCTCCAATACCGTCATT includes:
- a CDS encoding carbohydrate binding domain-containing protein, encoding MKNFKYIINSCLALLLALTSCTKEEVDPNSNFTDIAIFMSPSTQLVEVGKIISFADGSRGATERMWSINDPSYFTLINTTESKDQTVHPEFHEVGEIPVTLHLEFADTTLNQDTIVYITVLDSITADFEITKIEGYYKAGDNGSWVVEQGTIITYSDKSTGNPDTFSWNVGGVNTGELTARTIKVQYREIGSFNIGLSASRTTPYGRKSNHTKYNYIKVIKSTKPYNLLTTNPSFETGEMDPFTTWFEKGAGEGSITSTDAFDGEYAMNLLMNDASKVHVNMTDGYFGVEKGLKYTLEFMVRFNEVNPNFKIEAQIMPSNAWADNYKYVINSKDVDLSEEMLGQWQKTSVLTDQIAPEDIELARLYLIISGGTGGNANFDIDNLKFLYHGEPTN